A genome region from Brassica oleracea var. oleracea cultivar TO1000 chromosome C2, BOL, whole genome shotgun sequence includes the following:
- the LOC106323359 gene encoding glutathione S-transferase T3-like, producing MDPSNLRSQFSSYVGLLHSQQGSVFHENFPYESFHSSVNFGESQTFPAFSSQQSQDAPVQTPAARVVRRKWNPADDEVLIRVWLNTSKDAIVANEQRINEDVNKFCAAYSAAERQMSSGETDTDVLKKAHDIFFSDQEHKFTLKHAWCVLRYEHKWLSLNTPTAGGVSKRKNVEINSQTSTNEGFVDVESRPEGVKAAKAKRNTGKGKSLAEIATVWEKKKDDLVRKERLSRLAILDTLLAKTQPLSEVEEAVNNKLLAELF from the exons ATGGATCCAAGCAATCTTCGTAGCCAGTTCTCTAGCTACGTAGGACTGCTTCACAGTCAACAAGGTAGCGTTTTCCATGAAAACTTTCCTTATGAAAGTTTTCATTCTAGTGTTAACTTTGGAGAATCACAGACTTTTCCGGCTTTCAGTTCACAACAATCTCAAGACGCACCAGTACAGACACCAGCAGCCCGTGTTGTAAGACGCAAATGGAATCCAGCAGATGACGAAGTGCTGATCAGAGTGTGGCTTAACACTTCCAAGGATGCTATTGTTGCAAATGAGCAGAG AATCAATGAAGATGTTAACAAGTTCTGTGCCGCATACTCGGCAGCAGAGCGACAAATGAGCAGTGGTGAGACTGACACTGACGTTCTGAAGAAGGCGCATGACATTTTCTTCTCTGATCAAGAGCACAAGTTCACACTAAAACATGCTTGGTGTGTGTTGAGGTATGAACATAAGTGGCTCAGCCTTAACACACCCACGGCTGGTGGCGTTTCAAAGAGGAAGAATGTGGAGATAAATTCCCAAACTTCTACCAACGAAGGCTTCGTTGATGTTGAGAGCAGGCCCGAAGGTGTCAAGGCTGCTAAGGCTAAAAGAAATACGGGTAAAGGGAAGTCCTTGGCTGAGATTGCGACCGTTTGGGAAAAGAAGAAGGACGATTTGGTGAGGAAGGAGAGACTGTCGAGGCTAGCAATACTAGACACTCTCCTTGCCAAGACTCAACCATTGAGTGAGGTGGAAGAAGCTGTGAACAATAAGCTCTTAGCCGAGTTATTCTGA
- the LOC106322445 gene encoding LOW QUALITY PROTEIN: formin-like protein 13 (The sequence of the model RefSeq protein was modified relative to this genomic sequence to represent the inferred CDS: inserted 2 bases in 1 codon; deleted 2 bases in 1 codon) produces MALFRKLFYRKPPDGLLEICDRVFVFDCCFSDDSWEEENYKTYMAGVVNQLQEHFPEASSLVFNFREVGTRSVMADVLSEHGLTIMDYPRHYEGCSLLPVEVMHHFLRSSESWLSLGPNNLLLMHCERGAWPVLAFMLAALLIYRKQYCGEYKTLDMICKQAPRELMHLFSPLNPIPSQLRYLQYVSRRNVVSEWPPLDRALTMDCVILRCVPDVSGQGGCRPIFTVYGQDPFFVDDKKPKLLYSTPKKGKHLRIYKQAECELVKIDINCHVQGDIVIECLSLNDDMEREVMVFRAVFNTAFIRSNILMLNRDEVDTLWDIKEQFPKGFRVELLFSDMDAASSVDSMNFSCLEEKDGLPIEVFSKVHDFFNQVDWDDQTDATRNMLQHLAIANAVQERPDGNSSPGPQGLSPRNIHDIVKQAAIENNAKLKLSSVSEVETVDTPENRPSGSVKKLVAEDMHSVLQISSQANTTSHESPSLKLVHHSATVKPFVESSDFSENAEENISSPPRENRSTLSPPHAERTSLVPQGAPSPPPPLPTVASQPSEKFHHSVVQPAETLQQGNAWVSLAGSTFHRTTPNAEHPMTLPSTSLPLPPASNVPTRESSKITKSSSALPSPMLSATTAKQIQTETSGSFCPPGSSSIGAPNDVATPLGQPARSPPPVSKSDKTHMLPRPPPPPPPPMRHADQNTVARVSPRIPPQALATGASPPPPPAPPTPPPLPTSSAPPPPPPPTPPRLPTSSAPPPPPPPKAPPPPPIGQMKAPSAPPPPPPLGQMRPPSAPPPPPPPKLGTKSSPSTGSSVPPTPALPAGPLSSGKGRMLPVNSKNNTAKKLKPYHWLKLTRAVNGSLWADTQMSSEASKYGLFILSLAISMIPPVLVLXTKLLILICYFRAPEIDMKELESLFSASAPEEAGKLKLNSCRGPKPEKVQLIEHRRAYNCEIMLSKVKVPLQDLMYSVLNLEESALDADQVENLIKFCPTREEMELLKGYNSDKDKLGKCELFFLEMMKVPRVETKLRVFSFKIQFRSQISELRNSLSVVNSAAEQVKNSEKFKRIMQTVLSLGNALNQGTARGAAVGFKLDSLPKLSETRARNNRMTLMHYLCKVNCYFLRFCSFLDVLLDEERYSLMDSLQILAEKMPEVLDFAKDFSSLEPATKIQLKFLAEEMQAINKGLEKIVQELSLSESDGPISHNFNKILKEFLHYAEAEVRSLASLYSGVGRNVDGLIFYFGEDPTKCPFEQGVSTLLNFVRLFNRAHEENVKQLEAEAKKKAEEEKLKIGRLDKESSKPLSLEKEKAKISGSDRESRKPLSLEEQVKKEKAKISGLDKESSNPLSLEEQVKKERTKISGLDQESSKPLSLDEQIKKEKAKISGLDKESRKPLSLDEQVKQEKAKINGLDQETKEPLNERTAA; encoded by the exons ATGGCCTTGTTCCGCAAATTGTTCTACCGCAAACCTCCAGATGGTTTGCTCGAGATATGCGACAGAGTTTTCG TGTTCGACTGTTGCTTCTCCGACGACTCTTGGGAAGAAGAAAACTACAAAACTTACATGGCCGGAGTAGTCAATCAGCTACAGGAGCACTTCCCCGAGGCATCCTCTCTTGTGTTTAACTTCCGTGAAGTGGGTACTCGGAGTGTGATGGCTGATGTCTTGTCAGAACACGGCTTGACCATTATGGACTATCCTCGCCACTACGAAGGCTGCTCGTTGCTGCCTGTGGAAGTCATGCACCATTTTCTTAGGTCCAGTGAAAGCTGGCTCTCGCTTGGTCCAAATAACTTGTTGTTAATGCATTGCGAGCGAGGGGCTTGGCCGGTTCTAGCTTTCATGCTAGCTGCTCTTCTTATTTACCGGAAGCAGTACTGTGGTGAGTACAAGACCTTGGACATGATCTGCAAGCAGGCTCCGCGCGAGCTTATGCATTTGTTCTCACCGTTGAACCCGATTCCTTCTCAGCTGCGTTATTTACAGTATGTGTCGAGAAGGAATGTGGTCTCTGAATGGCCTCCTCTGGATAGGGCTCTCACCATGGATTGTGTTATTTTGAGATGTGTTCCTGATGTTAGTGGGCAAGGAGGTTGTCGCCCAATCTTTACAGTATATGGTCAGGATCCTTTTTTTGTTGATGATAAAAAGCCTAAGCTTTTGTACTCAACTCCTAAGAAAGGGAAACACCTTAGGATCTACAAGCAG GCAGAATGTGAACTAGTCAAGATTGACATCAACTGTCATGTGCAAGGTGATATAGTGATTGAATGCCTCAGTTTGAACGATGACATGGAGAGAGAGGTCATGGTGTTTCGAGCGGTTTTCAACACAGCTTTTATCAGATCAAATATTTTGATGCTCAACCGTGATGAGGTTGACACATTATGGGATATAAAAGAACAATTCCCAAAGGGGTTCAGAGTTGAG CTTCTCTTCTCGGATATGGATGCTGCCTCGTCTGTTGATTCGATGAACTTTTCATGTTTGGAAGAGAAAGATGGTCTTCCAATAGAAGTTTTTTCCAAAGTTCATGATTTCTTCAATCAAGTTGACTGGGATGATCAGACGGACGCCACTCGCAATATGCTTCAGCATTTAGCTATTGCAAATGCTGTCCAGGAAAGACCAGATGGGAATTCAAGTCCAGGACCACAAGGTTTAAGCCCCAGAAATATCCATGATATAGTGAAACAGGCAGCAATTGAGAATAATGCAAAACTAAAATTGTCGTCAGTGTCCGAGGTTGAAACGGTCGACACGCCTGAAAACCGACCTTCCGGTTCGGTAAAGAAGCTTGTAGCAGAAGATATGCATTCTGTTCTTCAGATAAGTAGCCAAGCAAACACCACCAGTCATGAGTCCCCTTCTCTCAAGCTTGTGCATCATTCTGCCACAGTTAAACCTTTTGTAGAGAGTTCTGACTTCTCTGAAAATGCTGAGGAGAATATCTCGAGTCCACCTCGGGAAAACAGGAGCACACTGTCACCACCTCACGCGGAAAGAACGTCGTTGGTTCCACAAGGAGCACCTTCCCCACCTCCTCCACTTCCAACTGTTGCTTCTCAACCTTCAGAGAAATTTCATCATTCTGTTGTCCAACCGGCGGAGACACTTCAACAGGGAAACGCATGGGTGTCATTAGCTGGCTCTACATTTCATCGAACAACTCCAAACGCAGAGCATCCTATGACACTGCCTTCAACATCTCTTCCCCTTCCTCCTGCATCTAATGTTCCTACTCGGGAGTCTTCTAAAATAACAAAATCATCTTCAGCTCTGCCCTCTCCTATGTTATCAGCTACTACAGCCAAACAAATCCAAACTGAGACATCAGGTTCTTTCTGTCCTCCTGGTTCATCTTCAATAGGAGCTCCCAATGATGTGGCTACACCTCTTGGACAACCGGCTAGGTCACCTCCTCCAGTGTCTAAATCAGACAAAACACATATGTTACCTCGACCACCACCACCTCCCCCTCCTCCGATGCGGCATGCAGACCAGAACACTGTCGCTAGAGTTTCCCCTCGTATACCACCCCAAGCGCTAGCTACAGGTGCCTCTCCTCCCCCTCCCCCAGCTCCTCCAACGCCTCCACCGCTTCCTACTTCTTCTGCTCCCCCTCCCCCACCTCCTCCAACACCTCCACGGCTTCCTACCTCTTCTGCCCCTCCTCCCCCTCCCCCTCCAAAAGCGCCACCTCCACCACCAATAGGTCAGATGAAGGCACCGTCAGCACCACCTCCACCACCACCGTTGGGTCAGATGAGACCACCATCAGCACCACCTCCTCCTCCTCCTCCAAAGTTAGGAACAAAGTCATCCCCATCTACTGGTTCTAGTGTGCCTCCAACACCTGCCTTACCAGCTGGACCTCTTTCATCAGGAAAAGGGAGAATGTTACCTGTAAATTCAAAGAATAACACAGCCAAAAAGCTGAAGCCATACCACTGGTTGAAACTGACAAGAGCTGTCAATGGGAGCTTATGGGCTGATACACAAATGTCTAGCGAAGCTTCTAAGTATGGATTGTTCATCTTGTCGTTAGCTATTTCAATGATACCTCCGGTTCTTGTATT TACTAAGCTATTAATTCTTATTTGTTACTTTAGGGCTCCTGAGATTGACATGAAAGAGCTTGAAAGTCTTTTCTCCGCATCAGCTCCAGAAGAGGCAGGAAAGTTAAAACTAAATAGCTGTCGTGGACCTAAACCTGAGAAAGTCCAACTG ATTGAACACAGGCGAGCATACAACTGTGAGATTATGCTTTCAAAAGTGAAAGTACCTCTGCAGGATTTGATG TACTCAGTGCTTAACCTGGAGGAATCTGCTCTTGATGCTGACCAGGTTGAGAACCTAATTAAGTTTTGTCCAACAAGAGAAGAAATGGAATTACTAAAG GGTTACAATAGTGACAAGGACAAGCTTGGAAAGTGCGAACTG TTCTTCTTAGAGATGATGAAAGTCCCACGAGTGGAGACAAAGCTCAGGGTGTTCTCTTTCAAAATTCAGTTTCGTTCTCAG ATTTCTGAACTCAGGAATAGTCTAAGTGTTGTTAACTCCGCAGCAGAGCAG GTGAAGAATTCAGAAAAATTCAAAAGAATAATGCAGACTGTCTTGTCCCTCGGAAACGCCCTAAACCAAGGGACTGCTAGGG GTGCTGCGGTTGGGTTTAAACTGGATAGTCTGCCAAAACTCAGTGAAACACGGGCGCGGAATAACCGTATGACTCTGATGCATTATCTATGCAAGGTAAACTGCTATTTTCTGCGCTTCTGTAGCTTTCTGGATGTATTACTAGATGAA GAAAGATATAGTCTGATGGATTCACTGCAGATTCTTGCTGAGAAAATGCCAGAAGTCTTAGATTTCGCAAAAGATTTTTCCTCACTGGAGCCTGCAACAAAG ATTCAACTGAAGTTTTTGGCTGAGGAGATGCAAGCTATAAACAAGGGACTAGAGAAAATCGTACAGGAACTCTCCTTGTCCGAAAGTGATGGCCCAATTTCACACAACTTTAACAAG ATATTGAAGGAGTTCCTTCATTATGCGGAAGCAGAAGTAAGGTCCTTGGCTTCACTCTATTCGGGAGTG GGAAGAAACGTTGATGGCTTAATTTTCTACTTCGGTGAAGACCCTACTAAGTGCCCTTTTGAACAAG GGGTGTCGACTCTTCTAAACTTTGTAAGACTGTTCAATCGTGCTCATGAAGAAAACGTAAAACAACTTGAAGCCGAAGCTAAGAAGAAGGCTGAGGAGGAGAAATTAAAAATAGGTCGGTTAGATAAAGAAAGCAGCAAGCCCTTATCCTTGGAGAAGGAGAAAGCAAAAATAAGTGGGTCAGATCGAGAAAGCAGGAAGCCCTTGTCCTTGGAGGAACAAGTTAAGAAGGAGAAAGCAAAAATAAGTGGACTAGATAAAGAAAGCAGCAACCCCTTGTCCTTGGAGGAACAAGTTAAGAAGGAGAGAACAAAGATAAGTGGATTAGATCAAGAAAGCAGCAAGCCCTTGTCCTTGGATGAACAAATTAAGAAGGAGAAAGCAAAGATAAGTGGATTAGATAAAGAAAGCAGGAAGCCCTTGTCCTTGGATGAACAAGTTAAACAGGAGAAAGCAAAAATAAATGGATTAGATCAAGAAACGAAGGAGCCACTGAATGAAAGAACAGCTGCATGA
- the LOC106325732 gene encoding formin-like protein 13 (The sequence of the model RefSeq protein was modified relative to this genomic sequence to represent the inferred CDS: added 91 bases not found in genome assembly), which yields MDLLRKLFNRKTPDGLHEICDQVFVFGSCLSTDSLEEENYKTYLTGAVNQLQEHFPDASSLVFNFRDVVDTRSVMADVLSEHGLTVMDYPRHYQGCSLLPVKVMKKYLCYCDSWLSLGPSKLILLHCERGAWPVLAFMLAALLIYRKQYSDEYKTLDMICKKAPVELMHLFSPLNPIPSQLRYLQYVSRRTMVSEWPPTERALTVDCVMLRCLPDVSGQGSFLRPVFRVYGQDPLFVDDDKKKPELLYSSAKKGKHLKIYKQLFSNKVELVKIDDINCHVQGDIVIECLSNDMEVMMFRAVFNTAFIRSNILTLNRDEVDTLWDIKEQFPKGFGVEILFSDMDDDSSVDLTEKVGLPVEAFSNVHEFFNPTDWDDATRNTRQHLAIANGVQEIPDGKSSPVLQGLSPPTGAPNDVASLLGQPVKSPPPVSKSDKTTALPRPPPPPPPPPPPPPPVQHSDQKTAARVFNPIPPPSP from the exons ATGGACTTGCTTCGCAAATTGTTCAACCGCAAAACTCCAGATGGTTTACACGAGATATGCGACCAAGTGTTCG TCTTCGGCAGCTGCCTCTCCACCGATTCTTTGGAAGAAGAGAACTACAAAACTTATCTGACGGGAGCTGTCAACCAGCTACAAGAGCATTTCCCTGATGCATCCTCTCTTGTCTTTAACTTCCGTGATGTGGTGGATACTCGGAGTGTGATGGCTGATGTCTTGTCAGAACACGGCTTGACCGTAATGGATTATCCTCGCCACTACCAAGGCTGCTCATTATTGCCTGTGAAAGTTATGAAAAAATATCTTTGTTACTGTGACAGCTGGCTCTCACTCGGCCCAAGTAAATTGATACTATTGCATTGTGAACGAGGGGCTTGGCCGGTTCTAGCTTTCATGCTAGCTGCACTCCTTATTTACCGGAAGCAATACAGTGATGAGTACAAGACCTTGGATATGATCTGCAAGAAGGCTCCCGTTGAGCTTATGCATTTGTTCTCGCCCCTGAACCCTATTCCTTCTCAGCTTCGGTATCTACAGTATGTGTCGAGAAGGACTATGGTCTCTGAATGGCCTCCAACGGAAAGGGCTCTCACCGTGGATTGTGTTATGTTGAGATGTCTTCCTGATGTTAGTGGACAAGGAAGCTTTCTTCGCCCAGTCTTTAGAGTATACGGTCAGGATCCCCTTTTTGTAGATGATGATAAAAAGAAGCCTGAGCTCTTGTACTCAAGTGCCAAGAAAGGGAAACATCTTAAAATCTACAAGCAGCTCTTCTCAAACAAG GTAGAACTAGTCAAGATTGACGACATCAACTGCCATGTGCAAGGTGATATCGTGATTGAATGCCTCAGTAATGACATGGAGGTCATGATGTTTCGAGCGGTTTTCAACACAGCTTTTATCAGATCAAATATTTTGACGCTCAACCGTGATGAGGTTGACACATTATGGGATATAAAAGAACAGTTTCCAAAGGGGTTCGGAGTTGAG ATTCTCTTCTCGGATATGGATGATGACTCGTCTGTTGATTTGACGGAGAAAGTTGGTCTTCCAGTAGAAGCTTTTTCCAACGTTCATGAGTTCTTCAATCCAACTGACTGGGATGATGCTACTCGCAATACGCGTCAGCATTTAGCTATTGCAAATGGTGTCCAGGAAATACCAGATGGGAAGTCAAGCCCAGTACTACAAGGGTTAAGCCCTCCAACAGGAGCTCCCAATGATGTGGCTTCCCTTCTTGGACAACCGGTGAAGTCACCTCCTCCAGTGTCTAAATCAGACAAAACAACTGCATTACCTCGACCACCACCACCACCA